In one Methylocaldum szegediense genomic region, the following are encoded:
- the gloB gene encoding hydroxyacylglutathione hydrolase, with product MLEVLQIPALKDNYIYLIHDDQSGETAAVDPAEAGPVLQALAANGWELTYVLNTHHHGDHVGGNLELKRRTGCRIVGSERDRERIPGIDIAVGEAATLKLGSFEGRVFDVPGHTRAHIAFWFAAADALFCGDTLFALGCGRPFEGTPEELWQSLEKLRALPPEAKVYCAHEYTESNGRFALTVEPENTALKARMAEVLALRQQNRPTVPSMLKDELATNPFLRPESEEIRRNLGMTNADPVDVFAELRRRKNAF from the coding sequence ATGTTGGAAGTCCTCCAAATTCCCGCACTCAAAGACAATTACATTTATCTGATCCACGACGATCAATCCGGAGAGACGGCGGCGGTTGACCCGGCAGAAGCCGGTCCGGTTCTGCAGGCGCTGGCAGCCAACGGATGGGAGCTGACTTATGTCCTGAACACCCATCATCATGGCGATCACGTGGGCGGCAACCTGGAACTTAAGCGGCGGACGGGTTGCCGGATCGTAGGTTCGGAACGAGACCGCGAGCGCATTCCGGGTATCGACATCGCCGTGGGCGAGGCAGCAACGCTGAAACTTGGAAGCTTTGAGGGTCGTGTATTCGATGTTCCGGGCCATACACGGGCGCATATCGCCTTCTGGTTTGCCGCGGCCGATGCGTTGTTCTGCGGCGATACGCTGTTTGCCCTAGGGTGCGGCCGGCCCTTCGAGGGGACGCCGGAAGAGCTGTGGCAATCGCTCGAGAAACTGCGCGCCCTGCCTCCCGAGGCCAAGGTTTACTGCGCTCATGAATACACCGAGTCGAATGGCCGCTTTGCTTTGACGGTCGAGCCCGAAAATACGGCGTTGAAGGCAAGAATGGCCGAAGTTCTGGCGCTGCGCCAGCAAAATCGGCCGACGGTGCCTTCGATGCTTAAGGACGAATTGGCGACTAATCCGTTCCTGCGACCCGAAAGCGAGGAAATTCGGCGCAATCTGGGAATGACGAATGCCGATCCGGTAGATGTGTTTGCGGAGCTTCGGCGGCGGAAGAATGCGTTTTAG
- a CDS encoding DUF302 domain-containing protein: MHQYLGSIFAVLLFILSGCAAQKEPESLYYQAETTKPYEDVLAELELAITEQNFRITGHNKIGSVIRDRENISFPDYDTIQFCNLTLAREMLEISPESVIHMPCNVAVRSQNGKVIVTTHLLPTRSPNPRMNEFARKMNEKLKQIVDFAVED; the protein is encoded by the coding sequence ATGCATCAATATTTAGGTTCGATCTTCGCGGTGCTTCTGTTTATCCTATCGGGGTGCGCTGCGCAGAAAGAACCCGAGTCACTTTATTATCAAGCCGAGACGACTAAACCATACGAGGACGTTCTCGCAGAGCTGGAGCTCGCCATCACCGAACAGAATTTCCGCATCACCGGCCATAACAAGATCGGCAGCGTGATCCGGGACCGCGAGAACATCAGCTTCCCCGATTACGACACGATCCAGTTCTGCAATCTGACGTTAGCGCGCGAGATGCTGGAAATTTCGCCGGAATCGGTCATCCACATGCCCTGCAATGTGGCGGTCCGTTCTCAAAACGGCAAAGTCATCGTGACCACGCATCTGCTGCCGACCCGTTCGCCCAATCCGAGAATGAACGAGTTTGCCCGGAAAATGAACGAAAAACTCAAACAAATCGTAGACTTCGCGGTCGAAGACTGA